A window of Hevea brasiliensis isolate MT/VB/25A 57/8 chromosome 14, ASM3005281v1, whole genome shotgun sequence contains these coding sequences:
- the LOC110653993 gene encoding 40S ribosomal protein S25, whose protein sequence is MAPKKDKAPPPSSKPTKSGGGKQKKKKWSKGKQKEKVNNMVLFDQATYDKLLSEVPKYKLVTPSILSDRLRISGSLARRAIKDLMARGSIRMISPHASQQIYTRATNT, encoded by the exons ATG GCACCGAAGAAGGACAAAGCTCCCCCACCGTCATCAAAGCCCACAAAGTCTGGCGGAGGGAAGCAGAAGAAGAAG AAATGGAGCAAGGGAAAGCAAAAGGAGAAGGTGAACAACATGGTTTTGTTTGATCAAGCAACTTATGACAAGCTTCTCAGCGAGGTTCCCAAGTATAAGCTTGTGACACCATCCATCTTGTCCGACAGATTAAGG ATTAGTGGCTCACTTGCAAGGCGAGCAATCAAGGATCTCATGGCACGAGGATCTATTAGGATGATATCTCCTCATGCCAGCCAGCAGATCTATACTAGAGCTACCAACACTTAG